From one Streptomyces sp. NBC_01478 genomic stretch:
- a CDS encoding DUF3311 domain-containing protein, translating to MSDVPEVPPEVAAPVVTPVRVVIAVCLLAPFVALLWVGSYTKIDPAFIGIPFFYWYQMLWVLISTALTMTAYQLWQRDQRTRHGGNR from the coding sequence ATGTCAGATGTGCCTGAAGTTCCGCCCGAAGTGGCCGCACCGGTGGTGACACCGGTCCGCGTCGTCATCGCGGTCTGCCTGCTGGCGCCCTTCGTGGCGCTGCTCTGGGTCGGCTCCTACACCAAGATCGACCCCGCGTTCATCGGCATCCCGTTCTTCTACTGGTACCAGATGCTCTGGGTGCTGATCTCGACGGCGCTGACCATGACCGCCTACCAGCTCTGGCAGCGTGACCAGCGCACCCGCCACGGAGGCAACCGGTGA
- a CDS encoding YbdD/YjiX family protein has translation MWSAFRRATSGVRWYVRELTDESAYDRYVAHVRRGHPDAEVPSRRDFERMRTDRQEADPRQGFRCC, from the coding sequence ATGTGGTCGGCGTTCAGGCGGGCGACTAGCGGAGTGCGCTGGTATGTCCGCGAGTTGACCGACGAATCGGCCTACGACCGGTATGTCGCCCACGTGCGCCGGGGCCACCCGGATGCGGAGGTCCCGAGCCGACGCGACTTCGAACGCATGCGGACGGACCGCCAGGAGGCCGACCCGAGGCAGGGTTTCCGCTGCTGCTGA
- a CDS encoding carbon starvation CstA family protein: protein MRTANVRTIVVWTLVALVAAAGWSVLALARGENVSAAWMVAAALGSYAIAYRFYAKFIAYKVLKVDGTRATPAERLDNGIDYHPTDRRVLLGHHFAAIAGAGPLVGPVLAAQMGYLPGTIWIIVGVIFAGAVQDMVVLFFSTRRDGRSLGQMAREEIGPFGGAAALLATFAIMIILLGVLALVVVNALASSPWGTFSIGMTIPIALLMGFYLRVLRPGRVSEVSLIGVALLLLALVAGRWVAESSWAGTFTLAPSTLVIWLVAYGFIASILPVWTLLAPRDYLSTFMKIGTIALLAIGVVVALPALKMPAVTDFAKHGNGPVFAGSLFPFVFITIACGALSGFHSLISSGTTPKMIQKETQIRMIGYGAMLMESSVAVMALVAASIIDPGLYFAMNAPSGVIGTTVQNASQVVTSWGYHISPADLAQAAKNVDEASLLSRTGGAPTLAVGVSEIFSKVTGGSLRAFWYHFAIMFEALFILTALDAGTRVGRFMLQDMLGNVYRPFRNVSWKPGLALTSAIVCALWGYFLWVGVHEPLGGINQLFPIFGISNQLLAAVALAVCTTLLVKSGRLKWAWITGIPLAWDATVTLTASWQKVFSSDPKVGFFKQRSVFQDAIDAGKILPPAKNMDDMHTVVTNSTVDGVISAILAVLVVVVIVDALRVCVRHVRRPALSTLSETPYVESTIVAPAGLLPTRQEKEEAARDVVGVQAGD from the coding sequence GTGCGTACCGCGAACGTCCGAACCATCGTCGTCTGGACCCTCGTCGCGCTCGTCGCGGCGGCGGGCTGGTCCGTACTCGCGCTGGCGCGGGGCGAGAACGTGTCGGCCGCCTGGATGGTCGCCGCCGCGCTCGGCTCGTACGCCATCGCCTACCGCTTCTACGCGAAGTTCATCGCGTACAAGGTGCTGAAGGTCGACGGCACCCGGGCCACCCCGGCCGAACGCCTCGACAACGGCATCGACTACCACCCCACCGACCGCCGCGTCCTGCTGGGCCACCACTTCGCCGCGATCGCCGGCGCCGGACCGCTCGTCGGACCCGTACTGGCCGCGCAGATGGGCTACCTGCCCGGCACGATCTGGATCATCGTCGGCGTCATCTTCGCGGGCGCGGTCCAGGACATGGTGGTGCTGTTCTTCTCAACCCGCCGCGACGGCAGGTCACTTGGGCAGATGGCCCGAGAGGAGATCGGCCCCTTCGGCGGCGCCGCGGCCCTGCTCGCAACCTTCGCCATCATGATCATCCTGCTCGGCGTGCTGGCCCTGGTCGTCGTGAACGCGCTGGCCTCCTCCCCCTGGGGCACCTTCTCCATCGGCATGACGATCCCGATCGCCCTGCTGATGGGCTTCTATCTACGGGTCCTCCGCCCCGGCCGGGTCTCCGAGGTCTCCCTCATCGGCGTGGCCCTGCTGCTGCTCGCCCTGGTCGCGGGCCGCTGGGTCGCCGAGTCGTCCTGGGCCGGCACCTTCACCCTCGCGCCCTCGACGCTGGTGATCTGGCTGGTGGCATACGGCTTCATCGCCTCGATCCTCCCCGTCTGGACCCTGCTCGCCCCGCGCGACTACCTCTCCACCTTCATGAAGATCGGCACCATCGCCCTGCTGGCGATCGGCGTCGTCGTCGCCCTGCCCGCCCTGAAGATGCCCGCCGTCACCGACTTCGCCAAGCACGGCAACGGCCCGGTCTTCGCCGGCTCGCTCTTCCCCTTCGTCTTCATCACGATCGCCTGCGGTGCCCTGTCCGGCTTCCACTCGCTCATCTCCAGCGGTACGACGCCGAAGATGATCCAGAAGGAAACCCAGATCCGCATGATCGGCTACGGCGCGATGCTGATGGAGTCGTCCGTCGCCGTGATGGCCCTGGTCGCCGCGAGCATCATCGACCCGGGTCTCTACTTCGCGATGAACGCCCCGTCGGGCGTGATCGGCACGACCGTGCAGAACGCCTCGCAGGTGGTGACCAGTTGGGGTTACCACATCTCCCCCGCCGACCTCGCGCAGGCCGCGAAGAACGTCGACGAGGCGAGCCTGCTGTCCCGCACCGGCGGTGCGCCCACCCTCGCGGTCGGTGTCTCGGAGATCTTCTCCAAGGTCACCGGCGGGAGCCTTCGCGCCTTCTGGTACCACTTCGCGATCATGTTCGAGGCGCTGTTCATCCTGACCGCGCTGGACGCGGGCACGCGGGTGGGCCGGTTCATGCTCCAGGACATGCTGGGGAACGTCTATCGGCCGTTCAGGAACGTGAGTTGGAAGCCGGGCCTGGCCCTGACGAGCGCGATCGTGTGCGCGCTCTGGGGCTACTTCCTGTGGGTCGGCGTCCACGAACCCCTCGGCGGGATCAACCAGCTCTTCCCGATCTTCGGCATCTCCAACCAGCTCCTCGCGGCCGTCGCCCTGGCCGTCTGCACCACCCTCCTGGTGAAGTCCGGCCGCCTCAAGTGGGCCTGGATCACCGGGATTCCGCTCGCCTGGGACGCGACGGTCACCCTGACCGCGAGCTGGCAGAAGGTGTTCTCCAGCGACCCGAAGGTCGGCTTCTTCAAGCAGCGATCCGTCTTCCAGGACGCGATCGACGCGGGCAAGATCCTGCCACCCGCCAAGAACATGGACGACATGCACACCGTCGTCACCAACTCCACGGTGGACGGGGTGATTTCGGCCATTCTCGCGGTACTCGTCGTGGTCGTGATCGTGGACGCCCTTCGCGTCTGCGTTCGACACGTCCGCCGCCCCGCGCTCTCCACACTGAGCGAGACGCCGTACGTCGAGTCGACCATCGTGGCACCGGCCGGGCTGCTCCCGACCCGCCAGGAGAAGGAGGAGGCGGCGCGTGATGTGGTCGGCGTTCAGGCGGGCGACTAG
- a CDS encoding GntR family transcriptional regulator, giving the protein MSTDVSSAENEGGATVRTARVPKYYRLKKHLLDMTETLPPGTPVPPERTLAAEFDTSRTTVRQALQELVVEGRLERIQGKGTFVAKPKVSQALQLTSYTEDMRAQGLEPTSQLLDIGYITADDTLADLLDITTGGRVLRIERLRMANAEPMAIETTHLSAKRFPALRRSLVKYTSLYTALAEVYDVHLAEAEETIETSLATPREAGLLSTDVGLPMLMLSRHSLDKEGKPVEWVRSVYRGDRYKFVARLKRPQD; this is encoded by the coding sequence ATGAGCACCGACGTCAGCAGTGCGGAGAACGAGGGTGGGGCCACCGTCCGCACCGCGCGTGTGCCCAAGTACTACCGCCTGAAGAAACACCTGCTGGACATGACGGAGACGTTGCCGCCCGGCACCCCGGTCCCGCCCGAGCGCACCCTGGCCGCGGAGTTCGACACCTCGCGCACGACCGTCCGCCAGGCCCTTCAGGAACTGGTCGTCGAGGGCCGCCTGGAGCGCATCCAGGGCAAGGGCACGTTCGTCGCGAAGCCGAAGGTCTCGCAGGCCCTCCAACTCACCTCGTACACCGAGGACATGCGGGCCCAGGGCCTCGAACCCACCTCGCAGCTCCTGGACATCGGCTACATCACCGCCGACGACACCCTCGCCGACCTGCTCGACATCACCACCGGCGGCCGGGTCCTGCGCATCGAGCGCCTCCGCATGGCCAACGCCGAACCGATGGCCATCGAGACGACCCACCTCAGCGCGAAGCGCTTCCCCGCCCTGCGCAGGTCACTGGTCAAGTACACGTCCCTGTACACCGCGTTGGCCGAGGTCTACGACGTCCATCTCGCCGAGGCCGAGGAGACCATCGAGACCTCGCTGGCCACCCCGCGCGAGGCCGGCCTCCTCAGCACCGACGTCGGCCTCCCGATGCTGATGCTCTCCCGCCACTCCCTCGACAAGGAGGGCAAGCCGGTGGAGTGGGTGCGGTCGGTGTACCGGGGGGACCGGTACAAGTTCGTGGCGCGACTCAAGCGTCCACAGGACTAG
- a CDS encoding extracellular solute-binding protein: protein MKRKLIAAIGIAGMMVSIAACGGNDDKGSSNSGADAKELTVWLTVDAQNNWPQLVKTADAAVQKAHPGVKIKHEYYGWPDKNTKLDAVLATDKAPDVVEMGNTEMLGYMVKGAFAPVDPAKFTNSSAWLDGLKASVTYDGKTYGVPYYAGGRVANWRKDIAASVGVKTPPTTYAELTADLDKIQKKEGSKFSAWYQPTRDWYAAMSFVYDAGGAIATQSGDQWKGSLSSPESVKGLNEWKSVIDKYMHGDKTKDESDRYIVYGQGKASMIFAAAWEGATAADPKNDKTGGKLATDLLNFVMPGPSGKNMPVFLGGSDLAIPVKSKAQALAAEWINAFTGPSGQKGLMAKGNLPNNKTDLATLKSDPATAVPATAAESNWFVPMAPGWGQVEKAQVLQTMLQNIGTGKKSVADAAKEADAAIDKVINTK, encoded by the coding sequence GTGAAGCGCAAGCTCATAGCCGCGATCGGTATCGCGGGCATGATGGTCTCCATCGCGGCGTGCGGGGGCAACGACGACAAGGGCTCTTCGAACAGCGGCGCCGACGCCAAGGAGCTGACCGTCTGGCTCACCGTCGACGCGCAGAACAACTGGCCCCAACTGGTGAAGACAGCCGACGCGGCCGTGCAGAAGGCGCACCCCGGCGTCAAGATCAAGCACGAGTACTACGGCTGGCCGGACAAGAACACCAAGCTCGACGCGGTCCTCGCCACCGACAAGGCCCCCGACGTGGTCGAGATGGGCAACACCGAGATGCTGGGCTACATGGTCAAGGGCGCCTTCGCACCCGTCGACCCTGCCAAGTTCACCAACTCCTCCGCCTGGCTCGACGGCCTCAAGGCCTCCGTGACCTACGACGGCAAGACCTACGGCGTCCCCTACTACGCCGGTGGCCGCGTCGCCAACTGGCGCAAGGACATCGCCGCTTCGGTCGGCGTCAAGACCCCGCCGACGACGTACGCCGAGCTGACCGCCGACCTGGACAAGATCCAGAAGAAGGAAGGCAGCAAGTTCAGCGCCTGGTACCAGCCCACCCGTGACTGGTACGCGGCCATGTCCTTCGTCTACGACGCCGGCGGCGCCATCGCCACCCAGTCCGGGGACCAGTGGAAGGGCAGCCTCTCCTCGCCCGAGTCCGTCAAGGGGCTCAACGAGTGGAAGTCGGTCATCGACAAGTACATGCACGGCGACAAGACCAAGGACGAGTCCGACCGTTACATCGTGTACGGCCAGGGCAAGGCGTCCATGATCTTCGCCGCCGCGTGGGAGGGCGCGACCGCCGCCGACCCGAAGAACGACAAGACCGGCGGCAAGCTGGCGACCGATCTCCTCAACTTCGTGATGCCCGGCCCGTCCGGCAAGAACATGCCCGTGTTCCTGGGCGGTTCGGACCTGGCCATCCCGGTCAAGTCCAAGGCGCAGGCGCTCGCCGCCGAGTGGATCAACGCCTTCACCGGTCCGTCCGGCCAGAAGGGCCTGATGGCCAAGGGCAATCTGCCGAACAACAAGACCGACCTCGCGACGCTGAAGAGCGACCCCGCGACGGCGGTCCCGGCCACCGCGGCCGAGTCCAACTGGTTCGTCCCGATGGCACCGGGCTGGGGCCAGGTCGAGAAGGCCCAGGTCCTCCAGACGATGCTGCAGAACATCGGCACCGGCAAGAAGTCGGTGGCGGACGCCGCGAAGGAAGCGGACGCCGCGATCGACAAGGTCATCAACACCAAGTGA
- a CDS encoding carbohydrate ABC transporter permease, with protein MMSADTTTPAKVPPPRQAPPPRVSDAPRRRRTSRGTGVPWLLLAPCLLILGLVMGYPLVRLITLSFQSFGQSQLWGFKPAEWIGFDNFSGILGDGEFWGVVVRTIVFAAGSVIFTMVAGMALALLQQKVSGWVKTLINVVLVASWGMPVIVATTVFKWLFDSDYGVFNALLSRLPGVDMIGHNWFASGPQGLLVIMLLVVWGAVPFVVITLSAGLTQVPQELEEAARLDGAGAWGVFRYVTLPILKPIIVMLTTLSVIWDMGVFPQVFVMRGGHPEADFQLLSTYSYDRAFVVNDYGQGSAIALVTVVLLLGVVAVYMRQMLQIGEVE; from the coding sequence GTGATGAGTGCCGACACGACCACCCCTGCCAAGGTGCCGCCGCCGCGGCAGGCGCCCCCACCGCGCGTCTCCGACGCACCCCGCAGACGGCGGACGTCGAGAGGGACCGGCGTCCCCTGGCTGCTGCTCGCGCCCTGTCTGCTCATCCTCGGCCTGGTCATGGGCTATCCGCTGGTCCGCCTGATCACGCTGTCCTTCCAGTCCTTCGGACAGTCCCAGTTGTGGGGTTTCAAGCCCGCCGAGTGGATCGGCTTCGACAACTTCTCCGGCATCCTCGGCGACGGCGAGTTCTGGGGCGTCGTCGTCCGCACGATCGTCTTCGCGGCCGGCTCGGTCATCTTCACGATGGTCGCCGGCATGGCACTCGCCCTGCTCCAGCAGAAGGTCTCCGGCTGGGTGAAGACCCTCATCAACGTTGTCCTGGTGGCCAGTTGGGGCATGCCGGTCATCGTCGCGACCACCGTCTTCAAGTGGCTCTTCGACTCGGACTACGGCGTCTTCAACGCCCTGCTCAGCAGGTTGCCCGGCGTCGACATGATCGGCCACAACTGGTTCGCGAGCGGGCCGCAGGGCCTTCTCGTCATCATGCTGCTGGTGGTGTGGGGCGCGGTGCCCTTCGTGGTGATCACCCTCAGCGCCGGACTCACCCAGGTCCCGCAGGAGTTGGAGGAGGCGGCCCGCCTCGACGGCGCCGGCGCGTGGGGCGTCTTCCGGTACGTCACCCTGCCCATCCTCAAGCCGATCATCGTGATGCTCACGACCCTGTCGGTGATCTGGGACATGGGCGTCTTCCCTCAGGTGTTCGTGATGCGCGGCGGCCACCCCGAGGCCGACTTCCAACTGCTGAGCACCTACTCGTACGACCGCGCGTTCGTCGTCAACGACTACGGACAGGGCTCTGCGATCGCCCTGGTCACGGTGGTGCTGCTGCTCGGGGTCGTCGCCGTCTACATGCGTCAGATGCTTCAGATCGGAGAGGTCGAATGA
- a CDS encoding carbohydrate ABC transporter permease yields the protein MSALTTDAPRTPTGGRKKSKLGWNLVGLLVFVVVGFPLYWMLDTAFKPARDAIDPDPSLLPTGITLDNFRRALDIADFWGPVGRSLVVSLSVVVIGVVVGLLAALAISRFAFRGRKIVIVGILAVQMVPLVSMIIPVFLLLNDLDQYDKLSGLVITYLTFILPFTVWTLRGFIVNIPKELEEAAMVDGCSRTGAFIRVVFPLLAPGMVATSVYGFIQAWNEYLYALMLLSQEHQTATVWLGNFTTKHGTEYAPMMAGATMMAVPIVVLFLIVQRKMAAGLTAGAVKG from the coding sequence ATGAGCGCGCTCACGACCGATGCGCCCCGCACACCGACCGGCGGGCGCAAGAAGTCCAAGCTCGGCTGGAACCTCGTGGGCCTGCTCGTCTTCGTCGTCGTCGGGTTCCCGCTCTACTGGATGCTCGACACGGCGTTCAAGCCGGCGCGGGACGCCATCGACCCGGACCCGAGCCTGCTGCCCACCGGCATCACGCTCGACAACTTCCGCCGGGCGCTGGACATCGCCGACTTCTGGGGCCCGGTCGGCCGCAGTCTCGTCGTGTCCCTGTCGGTCGTCGTGATCGGCGTCGTCGTCGGCCTGCTGGCCGCGCTCGCCATCTCCCGCTTCGCCTTCCGCGGCCGCAAGATCGTGATCGTCGGCATCCTCGCGGTCCAGATGGTCCCGCTGGTCTCGATGATCATCCCGGTCTTCCTGCTCCTGAACGACCTCGACCAGTACGACAAGCTCTCGGGCCTGGTCATCACGTACCTGACCTTCATTCTCCCGTTCACGGTGTGGACCCTGCGCGGCTTCATCGTCAACATCCCGAAGGAGCTGGAGGAGGCGGCCATGGTCGACGGCTGCTCCCGCACCGGCGCCTTCATCCGCGTGGTCTTCCCGCTCCTGGCCCCCGGCATGGTCGCGACCTCGGTCTACGGCTTCATCCAGGCCTGGAACGAGTACCTGTACGCCCTCATGCTGCTCAGCCAGGAGCACCAGACGGCGACCGTCTGGCTCGGTAACTTCACCACCAAGCACGGCACCGAGTACGCCCCGATGATGGCCGGCGCCACGATGATGGCCGTGCCGATCGTCGTCCTGTTCCTCATCGTCCAGCGCAAGATGGCCGCGGGGCTGACCGCCGGCGCTGTGAAGGGATAA
- a CDS encoding glycoside hydrolase family 3 protein, whose protein sequence is MTTLASGTTASDSEKDGLTRDALTVLQPGFPGTTAPDWLLRRLGEGLASVGLFGRNIASPEQLASLTAQLRSEREDVLVAIDEEGGDVTRLEARTGSSFPGNHALGAVDDVNLTREVAHELGRRLAECGVNLNWAPSADVNSNPSNPVIGVRSFGADPELVARHTAAYVTGLQSAGVAACTKHFPGHGDTAVDSHHALPRIDAERAVLEERELLPFRAAIAAGTRAVMSAHILVPTLDPDHPATLSLRVLTDLLRGRLGYDGLIVTDGMEMQAIAATYGIERGSVLAIAAGADAICVGGGLADDETVRRLRDALVSAVRSGELPEERLAEAAERVRGLARWATSAPAAEEAPPAPAADVTRVDVGLVAARRALTVTRADGFTPLTEPPYVALLAPVANIAVGDETPWGVGAELVRLLPGTETGAFAGEDAGQGVLDAAGARRIVVVVRDEHRHPWMTAALDTVLAARSDTVVVEMGVPQAPPRGALHIATHGAARVCGHAAAEVVAGA, encoded by the coding sequence ATGACGACACTCGCCAGCGGCACCACAGCGTCCGATTCCGAAAAGGACGGCCTGACGCGCGACGCCCTCACCGTCCTGCAACCGGGCTTCCCCGGCACGACGGCCCCCGACTGGCTGCTGCGCCGCCTCGGTGAAGGCCTCGCCTCGGTGGGCCTGTTCGGCCGCAACATCGCCTCGCCCGAGCAACTGGCGTCCCTCACCGCCCAGTTGAGGTCGGAACGGGAAGACGTGCTGGTCGCGATCGACGAGGAGGGCGGCGACGTCACCCGCCTCGAGGCGCGCACCGGCTCCTCCTTCCCGGGCAACCACGCGCTGGGCGCGGTGGACGACGTGAACCTGACCAGGGAGGTGGCCCACGAGCTGGGCCGCCGCCTCGCGGAATGCGGCGTGAACCTGAACTGGGCCCCGTCCGCCGACGTGAACTCCAACCCCTCCAACCCGGTCATCGGCGTCCGCTCCTTCGGCGCCGACCCGGAACTGGTCGCCCGGCACACGGCGGCCTACGTCACCGGCCTCCAGTCGGCGGGCGTCGCGGCCTGCACGAAGCACTTCCCGGGCCACGGCGACACGGCGGTCGACTCCCACCACGCGCTGCCGCGCATCGACGCGGAGCGGGCGGTCCTGGAGGAGCGCGAGCTCCTCCCCTTCCGCGCGGCCATCGCCGCCGGCACCCGCGCGGTGATGAGCGCCCACATCCTGGTCCCCACCCTGGACCCGGACCACCCGGCCACCCTCTCCCTCCGTGTCCTGACCGACCTCCTCCGCGGCCGCCTCGGCTACGACGGCCTCATCGTCACCGACGGCATGGAGATGCAGGCCATCGCCGCCACCTACGGCATCGAACGCGGCAGCGTCCTCGCGATAGCCGCCGGCGCCGACGCGATCTGCGTGGGCGGCGGCCTCGCGGACGACGAGACGGTACGACGTCTGCGGGACGCACTGGTGAGTGCGGTCCGCTCCGGGGAACTCCCGGAGGAACGCCTGGCCGAAGCGGCGGAACGGGTACGGGGGCTGGCCCGCTGGGCGACTTCGGCTCCGGCCGCCGAGGAGGCGCCCCCCGCGCCCGCGGCGGACGTGACGCGCGTCGACGTCGGTCTCGTCGCCGCCCGCCGGGCTCTCACCGTCACCCGCGCCGACGGCTTCACCCCCCTCACCGAACCGCCGTACGTCGCCCTTCTCGCCCCCGTCGCCAACATCGCCGTCGGCGACGAGACGCCCTGGGGTGTGGGTGCGGAGCTGGTTCGGCTGCTGCCCGGCACGGAGACGGGGGCCTTTGCCGGGGAGGACGCGGGGCAGGGGGTTCTGGACGCGGCCGGGGCGCGGCGGATCGTCGTCGTGGTGCGGGACGAGCATCGGCATCCGTGGATGACGGCCGCGCTCGACACCGTGCTGGCGGCCAGGTCCGACACCGTCGTGGTCGAGATGGGCGTACCGCAGGCCCCGCCCCGAGGTGCCCTCCACATCGCGACTCACGGCGCGGCCCGCGTCTGCGGCCACGCGGCGGCGGAGGTCGTCGCCGGGGCGTGA
- the nagB gene encoding glucosamine-6-phosphate deaminase encodes MEVVIVPDAKSGGELIAEAMAHLLRRKPDALLGVATGSTPLPIYEALAAKVRAGAVDTSRARIAQLDEYVGLPAEHPESYRSVLRREVLEPLGVGLDSFFGPDGTAEDVLGACEAYDRALGEAGGVDLQILGIGTDGHIGFNEPCSSLASRTRIKTLTEQTRVDNARFFEGDIEQVPHHVITQGIGTILEARHLVLLATGEGKADAVAATVEGPVAAVCPASALQLHRHATVVVDEDAASKLKLADYFRHTFVNKPDWQGI; translated from the coding sequence GTGGAAGTTGTCATCGTTCCGGACGCCAAGTCGGGCGGCGAGCTGATCGCCGAGGCCATGGCACACCTGCTCCGGCGCAAGCCGGACGCCCTGCTCGGCGTGGCCACCGGGTCGACGCCGCTGCCCATCTACGAGGCGCTGGCGGCCAAGGTGCGTGCCGGGGCCGTGGACACCTCGCGGGCGCGGATCGCCCAGCTCGACGAGTACGTGGGGCTGCCCGCCGAGCACCCGGAGTCGTACCGTTCCGTGCTGCGGCGCGAGGTGCTGGAGCCGCTCGGGGTCGGGCTGGACTCCTTCTTCGGGCCGGACGGGACCGCCGAGGACGTGCTGGGGGCGTGCGAGGCGTACGACCGGGCGCTGGGCGAGGCCGGCGGGGTCGACCTCCAGATACTCGGGATCGGGACCGACGGGCACATCGGGTTCAACGAACCGTGCTCGTCGCTGGCCTCGCGGACCCGGATCAAGACGCTGACCGAGCAGACCCGGGTGGACAACGCGCGGTTCTTCGAGGGCGACATCGAGCAGGTCCCGCACCACGTCATCACGCAGGGCATCGGCACGATCCTGGAGGCCCGGCACCTGGTGCTGCTCGCGACCGGTGAGGGCAAGGCGGACGCGGTCGCCGCGACCGTGGAGGGGCCGGTGGCCGCGGTGTGCCCGGCGTCGGCGCTGCAGTTGCACCGGCACGCGACGGTCGTCGTCGACGAGGACGCCGCGTCCAAGCTGAAGCTCGCGGACTACTTCCGGCACACCTTCGTCAACAAGCCGGACTGGCAAGGAATCTGA
- a CDS encoding SIS domain-containing protein, with the protein MTATLPAPDSDLPGRIMAREMAEQPAVLRRILDEGAPRIRQVAQAVAARRPRFVLLTARGTSDNAALYAKYLLEIRLGLPCGLTSMSTTTAYGARPDLTDVLVVTVSQSGGSPDLVASTRAAREAGAITVAVTNNPDSPLAAVSEYHVDVMAGPEKALPATKTYTASLLALYLFVEGLRGGDGAAAKALPDLAEQLLARQDEVRALASRYRFAERMVITSRGYGYPTAKEAALKLMETSYIPALAYSGADLLHGPLAMVDNVSPVIAVVTDGKGGTALQPVLDRLRGRGADLVVIGPAGQVEQASAGFVLPVEGVPEELQPVLEILPLQLLAYEVTIARGQDPDAPRALAKVTETR; encoded by the coding sequence ATGACCGCCACGCTCCCGGCCCCCGACAGCGACCTCCCCGGCCGGATCATGGCCCGCGAGATGGCCGAACAGCCCGCTGTCCTGCGCCGCATCCTCGACGAGGGTGCCCCGCGCATCCGCCAGGTCGCCCAGGCCGTGGCCGCCCGCAGGCCCCGCTTCGTGCTGCTCACCGCCCGCGGCACCTCCGACAACGCCGCCCTCTACGCCAAGTACCTCCTGGAGATCCGCCTCGGCCTGCCCTGCGGACTCACCTCCATGTCGACGACCACGGCGTACGGCGCCCGCCCCGACCTGACCGACGTCCTCGTCGTCACCGTCAGCCAGTCCGGCGGCTCCCCGGACCTGGTCGCCTCGACCCGGGCCGCCCGCGAGGCCGGCGCGATCACGGTCGCCGTCACCAACAACCCGGACTCACCGCTGGCCGCCGTGTCCGAGTACCACGTCGACGTCATGGCCGGCCCGGAGAAGGCGCTCCCCGCGACCAAGACGTACACGGCCTCGCTCCTCGCGCTCTACCTCTTCGTCGAGGGCCTGCGCGGCGGCGACGGCGCGGCGGCCAAGGCGCTGCCCGACCTCGCCGAACAGCTCCTCGCCCGCCAGGACGAGGTCCGCGCCCTCGCCTCCCGCTACCGCTTCGCCGAACGCATGGTCATCACCTCGCGCGGCTACGGCTATCCCACCGCCAAGGAAGCCGCTCTCAAACTGATGGAGACCAGCTACATCCCCGCTCTCGCCTACTCCGGCGCCGACCTCCTGCACGGCCCCCTCGCCATGGTCGACAACGTCTCCCCGGTCATCGCGGTCGTGACCGACGGCAAGGGCGGCACCGCCCTCCAGCCCGTGCTCGACCGGCTGCGCGGCCGGGGCGCCGACCTGGTCGTCATCGGCCCGGCCGGCCAGGTCGAACAGGCCTCGGCCGGCTTCGTCCTGCCCGTCGAGGGCGTCCCCGAGGAACTCCAGCCCGTCCTGGAGATCCTCCCGCTCCAGCTCCTCGCCTACGAGGTCACCATCGCCCGCGGCCAGGACCCGGACGCCCCCCGCGCCCTGGCCAAGGTGACGGAGACCCGCTGA